In the Necator americanus strain Aroian chromosome X, whole genome shotgun sequence genome, AGTTAGACATGGGGATCTGGCGGGACCCTTTCTACTCAACTTTGTCGTCgatgacataatgcgaagaacaggTGAGCAGGGTCCCGCCGATGTCATTTTAGCATCTTCTGCACGTCCCTTGgttgatctcgagtacgccgacgatgtaaTAATGTTCGCTTCTAGCAACGCGAAGTTCCAACATGCTGTTAACCTTGCAtcaaaattagctgcagcctacggactgcGACACCACCCTGATAGAAGCAAGCACATGCGGGCTTCTCGAGACCTTCAACGGGAATCAGGAGGGACGTACAAcctatcgaactcgtggatgagttctgttatttgggctgtatgctgaaaaacgatggcagctGCGAGAGATATTcaacaaagatgcgctaaagctaattcggcattcaactcattgaccaagtgcctgtggtcgaccgccatcgccaacgaagtgAAGCTACAAAGCTATCTGTCCGCAATTCTCCATATCATCATGTGCGGATCGGAGACTTCGGCAGCGTCGTCGACGGTGATGGGAAAATTTGACTACATGGAGAGAAAGAT is a window encoding:
- a CDS encoding hypothetical protein (NECATOR_CHRX.G23256.T2), which codes for MMSSNAKLNKKCAATGLCLTSIETCKELERVQRPTYTGVSEEPSTASETPPPQGRLLNVLRADGVPGKSVGLIIDMNGRTTPAVSTPAGCTTPFEMETGVRHGDLAGPFLLNFVVDDIMRRTGEQGPADVILASSARPLVDLEYADDVIMFASSNAKFQHAVNLASKLAAAYGLRHHPDRSKHMRASRDLQRESGGTYNLSNSWMSSVIWAVC
- a CDS encoding hypothetical protein (NECATOR_CHRX.G23256.T1), with translation MNGRTTPAVSTPAGCTTPFEMETGVRHGDLAGPFLLNFVVDDIMRRTGEQGPADVILASSARPLVDLEYADDVIMFASSNAKFQHAVNLASKLAAAYGLRHHPDRSKHMRASRDLQRESGGTYNLSNSWMSSVIWAVC